The following are from one region of the Colius striatus isolate bColStr4 chromosome Z, bColStr4.1.hap1, whole genome shotgun sequence genome:
- the LOC133628906 gene encoding relaxin-3-like — protein sequence MRAKMPVLCAAAALLCAALPGQPAARGSAAAVLPAEADGYGVKLCGREFIRAVIFTCGGSRWKRLSQLAMEPAPAGDSEQTASKKPQGNFKLPSIFGPEVEQLQRGSSFLGWEMFKDLYGLNDYDEYVPMADDFKEVVRQVEEAVPKDRGGTGIANPMGSNSYLWAKYPRRKRESLGLAGMCCKWGCTKAEISTICRV from the exons ATGAGGGCTAAAATGCCAGTCCTCTGTGCCGCCGCGGCGCTGCTCTGCGCTGCCTTGCCCGGCCAGCCCGCAGCCCGCGGCTCGGCGGCCGCTGTGCTCCCCGCCGAGGCGGATGGGTACGGGGTGAAGCTCTGCGGAAGGGAGTTCATCCGCGCTGTCATCTTCACCTGCGGCGGGTCCCGCTGGAAGCGGCTCTCGCAGCTGGCGATGGAGCCGGCGCCAGCGGGCG ATTCTGAACAAACAGCAAGTAAGAAACCACAGGGAAACTTCAAGCTGCCATCAATTTTCGGTCCCGAAGTGGAGCAGTTGCAGAGAGGGAGCTCGTTTCTTGGATGGGAGATGTTTAAGGACCTATACGGTTTAAATGACTATGATGAATATGTACCCATGGCGGATGACTTCAAAGAAGTTGTTCGCCAGGTAGAGGAAGCTGTTCCGAAGGACAGGGGAGGAACAGGAATTGCGAACCCCATGGGATCAAACAGTTATCTTTGGGCCAAGTATCCCAGGAGAAAACGGGAATCTCTGGGTTTGGCAGGAATGTGTTGCAAATGGGGCTGTACAAAAGCTGAAATTAGTACTATATGCAGAGTTTAA